A window of Cellulomonas fimi contains these coding sequences:
- a CDS encoding LCP family protein: MTSRHVAVPRPRAARHARNPRTHRILRGIALTTVAVVAFGVAGAAAAFTRLQGNMDQVDVSALVGPTPQVTRTPDPDDPNKGAPVNILVLGSDQRDGVNAQIGGDVAGMRSDTTILVHVSADRQRVEAISIPRDSLVDIPSCTMSNGKKSRATHGMFNTAFATGWDMGGDMASAAACTIRTVQENTGVPIDHFVVVDFAGFQSMIDAIGGVEICIPNAMTSKDAGLNVQAGVQRLDGPTALAFARARKGKGVGDGSDTNRIGNQQRLVAAMATEVLSKNVLSDLGQLVSFLDAATSSLTTDSGLSLTAMTGLTYNMRSIRGDSITFMTVPWAPAKSDPNRVEWTSAATEMWANVAADLPALGEPEPTTPTTTAPTPGTTAPTAPEATAPVPEQPTPAPTKQAGREAFTAEDTTAVCPA, encoded by the coding sequence GTGACCTCACGCCACGTCGCCGTGCCGCGCCCGCGCGCGGCACGGCACGCCCGCAACCCGCGCACCCACCGGATCCTGCGCGGGATCGCGCTGACGACCGTCGCGGTCGTCGCGTTCGGCGTCGCCGGGGCGGCGGCCGCGTTCACCCGGCTCCAGGGCAACATGGACCAGGTCGACGTCTCCGCGCTGGTCGGGCCGACGCCCCAGGTGACCCGCACACCCGACCCGGACGACCCGAACAAGGGCGCCCCGGTGAACATCCTCGTGCTCGGCTCCGACCAGCGCGACGGCGTGAACGCGCAGATCGGCGGCGACGTGGCGGGCATGCGGTCCGACACCACGATCCTCGTCCACGTGTCCGCCGACCGGCAGCGCGTCGAGGCCATCTCGATCCCCCGCGACTCCCTGGTCGACATCCCGTCGTGCACGATGTCGAACGGCAAGAAGTCGCGCGCGACGCACGGCATGTTCAACACGGCGTTCGCGACCGGGTGGGACATGGGCGGCGACATGGCGTCCGCGGCGGCGTGCACGATCCGCACCGTGCAGGAGAACACCGGCGTCCCGATCGACCACTTCGTCGTCGTGGACTTCGCCGGGTTCCAGTCGATGATCGACGCCATCGGCGGCGTCGAGATCTGCATTCCCAACGCGATGACCTCGAAGGACGCGGGGCTCAACGTCCAGGCGGGCGTCCAGCGGCTCGACGGCCCGACGGCCCTCGCGTTCGCCCGGGCCCGCAAGGGCAAGGGCGTCGGCGACGGCTCCGACACGAACCGCATCGGCAACCAGCAGCGCCTCGTGGCGGCCATGGCGACCGAGGTCCTGTCGAAGAACGTGCTGAGCGACCTCGGCCAGCTCGTGTCGTTCCTCGACGCCGCGACGAGCTCGCTCACGACCGACTCGGGGCTGTCGCTCACCGCGATGACCGGCCTCACCTACAACATGCGCTCCATCCGGGGTGACAGCATCACGTTCATGACCGTGCCGTGGGCACCCGCCAAGAGCGACCCCAACCGCGTCGAGTGGACGTCGGCCGCGACCGAGATGTGGGCCAACGTCGCCGCAGACCTGCCCGCGCTCGGCGAGCCCGAGCCGACCACGCCCACGACGACCGCGCCGACGCCCGGCACGACGGCGCCCACCGCCCCCGAGGCGACCGCGCCCGTCCCCGAGCAGCCGACGCCCGCCCCCACCAAGCAGGCGGGTCGCGAGGCGTTCACCGCCGAGGACACGACCGCGGTGTGCCCGGCATGA
- the rfbB gene encoding dTDP-glucose 4,6-dehydratase, whose translation MRMLVTGGAGFIGSNFVHQTVRERPDVHVTVLDALTYAGDERSLDPVEGKVVFAKGDIADPDIVDHLVKDVDLVVHFAAESHNDNSLHDPWPFLRTNVIGTYQLLEAVRRHGVRYHHISTDEVYGDLELDDPAKFTPDTPYNPSSPYSSTKASSDLLVRAWARSFGVQATISNCSNNYGPYQHVEKFIPRQITNVIDGVRPKLYGSGENVRDWIHVEDHNSAVWAIIEKGRIGETYLIGADGEENNKTVVESILEIMGQPADAYDLVSDRPGHDLRYAIDSTKLREELGWSPRYGNFRAGLEATVQWYRDNESWWRPQKDATEAKYAQLGR comes from the coding sequence GTGCGCATGCTCGTCACCGGCGGAGCCGGCTTCATCGGCTCGAACTTCGTCCACCAGACGGTCCGTGAGCGTCCCGACGTCCACGTGACGGTCCTCGACGCGCTGACCTACGCAGGCGACGAGCGCAGCCTCGACCCGGTCGAGGGCAAGGTCGTCTTCGCGAAGGGTGACATCGCGGACCCGGACATCGTCGACCACCTCGTGAAGGACGTCGACCTCGTCGTGCACTTCGCCGCGGAGTCGCACAACGACAACTCGCTGCACGACCCGTGGCCGTTCCTCCGCACGAACGTCATCGGGACGTACCAGCTCCTCGAGGCGGTCCGGCGCCACGGCGTCCGCTACCACCACATCTCGACCGACGAGGTCTACGGCGACCTTGAGCTCGACGACCCGGCGAAGTTCACGCCGGACACGCCGTACAACCCGTCGTCGCCCTACAGCTCGACGAAGGCGTCGTCCGACCTCCTGGTCCGCGCGTGGGCGCGCAGCTTCGGCGTGCAGGCGACGATCTCGAACTGCTCGAACAACTACGGGCCGTACCAGCACGTCGAGAAGTTCATCCCGCGCCAGATCACCAACGTCATCGACGGCGTCCGCCCCAAGCTCTACGGCTCGGGCGAGAACGTCCGCGACTGGATCCACGTCGAGGACCACAACAGCGCGGTGTGGGCGATCATCGAGAAGGGCCGCATCGGCGAGACGTACCTGATCGGTGCGGACGGCGAGGAGAACAACAAGACCGTCGTCGAGTCGATCCTGGAGATCATGGGGCAGCCGGCGGACGCCTACGACCTCGTGAGCGACCGCCCGGGCCACGACCTGCGCTACGCGATCGACTCGACGAAGCTGCGCGAGGAGCTCGGCTGGAGCCCGCGCTACGGCAACTTCCGCGCCGGCCTCGAGGCGACCGTGCAGTGGTACCGCGACAACGAGTCGTGGTGGCGCCCGCAGAAGGACGCGACCGAGGCCAAGTACGCGCAGCTCGGGCGCTGA